One Methylocystis iwaonis genomic window, TGTGACAACACCTGCACGGCGCGCGATCTGCGTGACGAGTTGGCTAACGCCTATGGCCTGACCGCCTATTATTGCTTCCCCCTCACAAGTTACGGCCGGATCATCGGCACGCTCTCCTTCGGCTCGCGGACGCGTCCGGGGTTCGACGACTCCGCGACGATGCTGATGGAAACCTTGAGCCATTACGTATCGATCGCGGTCGCCCGGTCGCATATGGAACATGCGCTGCGCGAATGCGACCGGCGCAAGGACGAGTTCATCGCGACGCTTGCGCATGAGCTGCGCAACCCGCTCGCCGCGATCCATCACGGCTTTCACGCGATGGCCAGGATCGGCGACAATGCCATTCCGATCCTGCAGCCGATCATCGAACGGCAGCTCGCGCATATGGTCCGCCTCGTCGATGATCTGCTGGACATCGGGCGGATCGCCACCGGCAAGATCGAAGTGAAGATGGAAGCCGTCGATCTCGTCGCGGTCGTCAACCGATCGATCGAGGCCTGCGAGTTCGCCCTGGCGTCGCGTAATCACAAGCTCGGCTTGTTCCTTCCGTCAGAAGCTCTCCTGGTGAACGGCGATCCCGTGCGGTTGGTGCAGGCCATCGCCAATCTGATCGACAATGCGGCGAAATACACGTCGGCGGACGGCGAGATCGATGTCGAGGCGATGGTGGAGGGCTTGGAAGCTCTGGTGATCGTACGCGACAATGGGGTTGGGATTCCGGCGGACAGGCTGGAGACGATTTTCAGCATGTTCGAGCAGATCGAGGGCTATAGCGGCGGCCTCGGCATCGGCTTGAACCTGTCGCGGCGCATCATCGAAATGCATGGCGGGACGTTGCAGGCGAGGAGCGAAGGGCTCGGTTGCGGGAGCGAATTTTCCCTTCGCCTGCCGCTATCCGACGGAACAATTACAGCCCGTGCGCCCAGCGCGTGATCGCGCCGCGCCTGCGGCAAATTATGGTAGCATCGGAGGCGCTGCTCGCTCGAAGGAGTGATTTAAATGCGTTCTATTCTTGCCCTTGTTCTTGTTTGCGCCATCGGCGCCCCTGCGGCGCAGGCCCTGCCGACGACCGGCTCCAAAGCTCTCGAGATGTCCAAGGCGGAGACGATCGCGCAGGTTGCGAAGAAGACCCGCGCGCAGCCGCGCCGCCAAAAGAGCGGCGCATCGAGTGGAATTCATCCTTTGGTCGGTAGCAGCGGATACTGAACGCGATCATCGCGACAGGTCTGTCATTCCCGACGCTCGCGTAAGCGAGCGATCGGAGCAAAGGCGGCTATCGTGGCTCTGGATTCTCGATCGGGCCTTCGGCCCGTCGGGAATGACAGCCGCTCCGCCGGCGCCCTAAGCCGTCTTGCGTTTCGTCGTCGCGGTCTTCTTGACCGGCGCCTTTTTCGCCGCCGCTTTCTTTACCGGCTTAGCGTCGTCGAAGGGCGCCTCGTCGCTGTCCTCGATGACCTTCTTCGCCTTGGCGGGCGCCTTCTTGGCCGGGGCTTTCTTCTTCGGCGCGCCGCCTTTTTCCTCGATGAGCTTGATCGCGTCGTCGAGCGTCACATCCTCGGCGGACATGCTTTTTGGCAGAGTGGCGTTCACCTTGCCGAGATTGACGTAAGGTCCGAAGCGCCCGGCGCGCACGGTGATGGCGCCGCCGTCCGGATGTTCGCCGAGCACGCGCCCGCCGGCCGAGCCGCCCCCGCCGCCCGCCGATTTTGCGGCGATCATCTCCAGCGCCTGTTCTAGCGTCACGCTCGCGGGATCGACGCCCTTGGGAATGGTGGCGTTGACCTTCTTCCAATTGACATAAGGACCGAAGCGGCCGGACTTCACCGTCACGCCGCCGCCTTCCGGGTGGTCGCCGAGCGTGCGGCCGGGCTCCGAGGCGCGCGAGAAGCGCGAGCCGCCGCCGCCCGATTCCTTCTGCACGATGAGGTCGATGGCGCGATTGGCGCCGATCGTCAGCACGTCATCGTCGCGGCCGACATTGGCGTAGGTCTTGCCGTGCTGAACATAGGGCCCGAAGCGCCCAATATTGGCGACGATCGGCTCGCCCGTCGTCGGGTGCTTGGCGACCTCGCGCGGGAGCGAGAGCAGGGCGAGCGCCTGCTGCAAGGTGAGCTCGTCGGGCTTGATGTTTTTCGGCACGGAAGCGCGCTTGGGCTTCTCGCCGCCGTCCTCCTGCTCGCCCTCCTGCACATAGGCGCCGAAGCGGCCGTCGCGCAGCGTGATCTCGGCGCCGGTCTCCGGGTCCTGGCCCAGCACCTTCACGCCGGGGCGGGCGTCCGCGGCGGCGTCGCCGGTCGGCGGCGAGAGCGTGCGCGTGTAGCGGCATTCGGGATAGTTCGAGCAGCCGATGAAGGCGCCGAATTTGCCGACCTTGAGCGACAATTGCCCGGCGTTGCAAGCAGGGCAGAGGCGTGGATCGGAGCCGTCTTCCTTGGCCGGGAAGATATGCGGACCCAGCAGCTCGTTGAGGCTGTCGAGCACCTGCGTCGTGCGCAGATCCTTCGTCTCGTTCACGGCCGCCGAGAAATCGCGCCAGAAATCGCGCAGCACCTGTTTCCAGTCGATCTCATTATTGGAGACGAGATCGAGCTTCTCTTCGAGCGACGCCGTGAAGTCGAACTCGACGTAGCGCGAGAAGAAGCTTTCCAAGAAGGCCACGACGAGGCGGCCCTTGTCCTCCGGCACGAGACGCTTTTTATCGAGCCGCACATAGTCGCGGTCGCGCAGCGTGGCCAGCGTCGAGGCATAGGTCGAGGGGCGCCCGATGCCGAGCTCCTCCATGCGCTTCACCAGCGTGGCTTCCGTGTAGCGCGGCGGCGGCTCAGTGAAATGCTGGGTGGCGTCGATCTTCTCGCGCGTCACCGGCTCGCCTTGCTTCATCGCCGGCAGGCGGCCGCCTTCTTCATCGCCGTCGTCGTCGCGGCCTTCCTGATACAGCTCCAGGAAGCCGGGGAAGCGCACCACCTGACCCGTCGCGCGCAAATCCAGCGTGCGGGCGCCGGCTTTGGCGTCGATGTCGACTGTCGTGCGCTCCAGCTCGGCGGACTCCATCTGGCTCGCGATGGTGCGGGTCCAGATCAGTTCG contains:
- a CDS encoding sensor histidine kinase codes for the protein MRQQVFDALIGNRCESEETLGAGARRNAFLSQAAGLLLQVDNPKDAIDEICRNAMHDLDCQFFFNFLFDEQTKGLRLNAFAGLPEEEAHKFLDLDYKTLLLGCATRDCECDNTCTARDLRDELANAYGLTAYYCFPLTSYGRIIGTLSFGSRTRPGFDDSATMLMETLSHYVSIAVARSHMEHALRECDRRKDEFIATLAHELRNPLAAIHHGFHAMARIGDNAIPILQPIIERQLAHMVRLVDDLLDIGRIATGKIEVKMEAVDLVAVVNRSIEACEFALASRNHKLGLFLPSEALLVNGDPVRLVQAIANLIDNAAKYTSADGEIDVEAMVEGLEALVIVRDNGVGIPADRLETIFSMFEQIEGYSGGLGIGLNLSRRIIEMHGGTLQARSEGLGCGSEFSLRLPLSDGTITARAPSA
- the topA gene encoding type I DNA topoisomerase, which encodes MNVVIVESPAKAKTINKYLGRDFHVIASMGHVRDLPAKDGSVDPEADFAMVWEMDAKGSKRVTEIAQAVKDADKVILATDPDREGEAISWHLIEILNKKKALKDKKIERVVFNAITKDAVRDAMAHPRQIDQALVDAYLARRALDYLVGFTLSPVLWRKLPGARSAGRVQSVALRLVCDRELEIEKFVSQEYWSLVAHLKTKAGEPFTARLVGADGKKITRLDIGKGEEAEDFKKALLAATYTVRSVEAKPVKRHPYAPFTTSTLQQEASRKLGLAPAITMRIAQRLYEGVDVGGETVGLITYMRTDGVDMAPEAVTSVRKVIAKEYGDRFVPNAPRKYTAKAKNAQEAHEAIRPTDASRLPKHVAKHLEPDQARLYELIWTRTIASQMESAELERTTVDIDAKAGARTLDLRATGQVVRFPGFLELYQEGRDDDGDEEGGRLPAMKQGEPVTREKIDATQHFTEPPPRYTEATLVKRMEELGIGRPSTYASTLATLRDRDYVRLDKKRLVPEDKGRLVVAFLESFFSRYVEFDFTASLEEKLDLVSNNEIDWKQVLRDFWRDFSAAVNETKDLRTTQVLDSLNELLGPHIFPAKEDGSDPRLCPACNAGQLSLKVGKFGAFIGCSNYPECRYTRTLSPPTGDAAADARPGVKVLGQDPETGAEITLRDGRFGAYVQEGEQEDGGEKPKRASVPKNIKPDELTLQQALALLSLPREVAKHPTTGEPIVANIGRFGPYVQHGKTYANVGRDDDVLTIGANRAIDLIVQKESGGGGSRFSRASEPGRTLGDHPEGGGVTVKSGRFGPYVNWKKVNATIPKGVDPASVTLEQALEMIAAKSAGGGGGSAGGRVLGEHPDGGAITVRAGRFGPYVNLGKVNATLPKSMSAEDVTLDDAIKLIEEKGGAPKKKAPAKKAPAKAKKVIEDSDEAPFDDAKPVKKAAAKKAPVKKTATTKRKTA